From the genome of Rathayibacter sp. VKM Ac-2759, one region includes:
- a CDS encoding pilus assembly protein CpaE: protein MISSELARALRTAGVRWTPVTGDRFRIEREGFDGDVFTVSDMTIEAHEYPSGTVLGFNGTTEWALDSVSVEDSLWLPREDQLRELLRGTFRSLRRTAGARFEVEVELGGRPRVFEDDAAENAYAEALLALVSSVAVDLDDVV from the coding sequence ATGATCTCCTCCGAGCTGGCCAGGGCCCTGCGGACCGCGGGTGTGCGCTGGACGCCCGTCACCGGCGACCGCTTCCGCATCGAGCGCGAGGGGTTCGACGGCGACGTCTTCACCGTCAGCGACATGACCATCGAGGCGCACGAGTACCCCAGCGGCACGGTGCTCGGCTTCAACGGCACGACGGAGTGGGCGCTCGACTCCGTCTCGGTCGAGGACTCGCTGTGGCTGCCGCGGGAGGACCAGCTCCGCGAGCTGCTCCGGGGCACGTTCCGCTCGCTCCGCCGCACGGCCGGGGCCCGGTTCGAGGTCGAGGTCGAGCTCGGCGGGCGGCCCCGCGTGTTCGAGGACGACGCCGCCGAGAACGCCTACGCGGAGGCGCTGCTCGCGCTGGTCAGCTCGGTCGCGGTCGATCTCGACGACGTCGTCTGA
- a CDS encoding ThiF family adenylyltransferase, with protein sequence MSVDVTAPRYARNLGFWSEAEQIALCSARVALAGVGGDGFQLGLKLAQMGVRSFSVADPEVFEPENANRVPGATRAAVGRNKAEVFRESVLALDPDATVDVFPEGVLPDTALEFAHGADLVIDETEVTTPEVGVLLARTARGLDLPVLWVMNVGWAAQATSFHPRSRRTVERMLGFTEELPLDEIARRPAALGRTLPVIPPYTDLRVLRAVTSTTPAPLPSIAPGVDAASALGSVQAFLHLTAGVRNRRPRPTWAPAFAHVDVYGRTAGTVRRPRLSAALSLARAATRDALALNPRAEYTDADRERRLAA encoded by the coding sequence GTGAGCGTCGACGTCACGGCACCGAGGTACGCCCGGAACCTCGGCTTCTGGAGCGAGGCGGAGCAGATCGCCCTGTGCTCGGCGAGGGTCGCGCTCGCCGGCGTCGGCGGCGACGGCTTCCAGCTCGGCCTCAAGCTCGCGCAGATGGGAGTGCGATCGTTCTCGGTCGCCGACCCGGAGGTCTTCGAACCCGAGAACGCGAACCGGGTGCCCGGGGCCACGCGGGCGGCGGTGGGACGGAACAAGGCCGAGGTGTTCCGCGAGTCGGTGCTGGCGCTCGACCCGGACGCGACCGTCGACGTCTTCCCCGAGGGGGTCCTCCCGGACACGGCGCTCGAGTTCGCCCACGGCGCGGACCTGGTGATCGACGAGACCGAGGTGACGACCCCCGAGGTGGGCGTCCTGCTGGCGCGCACCGCCCGCGGGCTCGACCTGCCGGTGCTGTGGGTGATGAACGTCGGCTGGGCCGCGCAGGCGACCTCGTTCCACCCGCGCTCGCGGCGCACCGTCGAGCGGATGCTCGGCTTCACCGAGGAGCTGCCGCTCGACGAGATCGCGCGACGCCCGGCCGCGCTCGGCAGGACGCTGCCCGTGATCCCGCCCTACACCGACCTGCGGGTGCTGCGAGCCGTGACGTCGACGACTCCCGCGCCGCTGCCCTCGATCGCGCCCGGCGTCGACGCGGCCTCGGCGCTCGGCTCGGTCCAGGCGTTCCTGCACCTCACCGCCGGCGTCCGCAACCGCCGGCCGCGACCGACCTGGGCACCCGCGTTCGCGCACGTCGACGTCTACGGGCGGACCGCGGGCACCGTGCGTCGGCCCCGGCTGTCGGCGGCGCTCAGCCTCGCCCGGGCGGCGACCCGGGACGCGCTCGCGCTGAACCCCCGGGCCGAGTACACGGACGCGGATCGAGAGCGGCGGCTCGCGGCCTAG